In the genome of Aedes aegypti strain LVP_AGWG chromosome 2, AaegL5.0 Primary Assembly, whole genome shotgun sequence, the window AACGGTAGCATGACTTTTGCATGATGTACCATCAATATACATCATCTCAACATCGATTAATGGTGCAAACGTTCTCACAGCATCACACCTTCCGAGTTCTGCTCTGACCCAAATTTTCGCGTTCATCCACCAAAACATAACATTCCCCTCCATTTATGCTGTCGAGAAAAACATCTCTCACTCTCTCTCGACTCGTTATCCTTTGGTCCTGCGAGGAAAATCTCTCACAGCATCTCTGTTTGTATCCATCGGGCGCTCGGGCTGGAATTCATCTCCAGCACAGTTCGGGAATTTACGTCCCTGTTCACGATGTTGGGTGGATGCCTATAAAAGAAACACGGATGTTATGAATCCAATCATTTCCTAACGGATATTACTAGAGATCACTTTTAGTGCAATCAGAAGCAAATAGTTGAACTGTTCAGAGAGATAAACGGTTTACAGTGTTGATGTGCTTTGGATTACAATTGAAGCAAGAAGAATGTTGACCTGTGAGAAGATGGATAACAATAACCTGTCCCCGAGCACTGGGATTACTACCGGGGCAGGTCTGAACAACAATAATAGCAGAGAAAATATCTACATCGATATTCCAACGCCTTCGACCAGAAGTGTTTCGCCACTGTCGTCTGCCTCACCGGGAAAGGATAAATCGTTCGGGTTTTTTCACAACATCTACCGGAAGATAAGTTTGAAATCCAACGACGAAATCAGCATCAGTGCTCACGAAGAAGACTCTCGTAGTTCCTCGGTAGATTCGTGTTCCTCACTCAGTGATCGTCTGCAGGAACCACCAAAGCAGCGTAGATCTAGTCCTTGCGTTAAACTAGCCGATCAAATCTCCTCGTTGGACACCTCAGGCACTTCTTCGGACTCAGTGAATAATTCGGACAAGCACGGAAGGGCCACCAGGCGGTCTTCGGTTCGTAAACTGCTGGAGAGCCTATCGATCGGGACTCCACCAAGGGCGCGGTCACTTTCCTGCAGTAGCACTTCAGTGAACTTCCTCAGTCAGAAAAGCCTTAAACAGAAGGCCGAATCGAAAGCGTCGCTGTTCAGCTCAAACAGTGCCTCGGCCACCACAACGACCAACACCAATGCCAGTAGCAAACCTCCGCCAAAGAAGATCCTCCGTCGGCCCGTTTCCTACACCTACATCCGGGGAATCTCCGGACTGCCAACGCAACGTGTTCCCAGGTCTTCGATCTGCTGTAGCTACTACTCACGCTAGGTGGATCTAGAGGTCCTCAAGCGTCACAATGTCGCCATATCAACACTTTTACGGACCTAGGGATAGTTGTAGTTAATTTCGGAGGAAACGCCGCAGAGCAGCAGAACGAACTTCAGTGACTGATTTGTGCTTGTATGAATGAGAAGTGTTTTTAAGGACTTTGGAACAAATACTACTCAATTGGCATTCGGTACCTTGCAAATTTGATACTTTTTTATGCGGCCACTGATTGGACTATTGTGTTAAGTAGTTTGTAAAAGCGGAAGATTCAGAAACGAAATTAAGTGATGAACTGAGGAGACATGGACTTACGTGGAAACCCGGACGATTAAAGTGCAATTACATACTCTTCATTGATAGAGTGCACCCCGCATTCGAAGCTTATGgaataaaactaaaacaaaattgaCCAATACAATTAATTGATATGATACGGTAGAATCAA includes:
- the LOC110675827 gene encoding uncharacterized protein LOC110675827 — protein: MLTCEKMDNNNLSPSTGITTGAGLNNNNSRENIYIDIPTPSTRSVSPLSSASPGKDKSFGFFHNIYRKISLKSNDEISISAHEEDSRSSSVDSCSSLSDRLQEPPKQRRSSPCVKLADQISSLDTSGTSSDSVNNSDKHGRATRRSSVRKLLESLSIGTPPRARSLSCSSTSVNFLSQKSLKQKAESKASLFSSNSASATTTTNTNASSKPPPKKILRRPVSYTYIRGISGLPTQRVPRSSICCSYYSR